The following is a genomic window from Pseudomonas promysalinigenes.
TGCTTGCCAATGCGTGCGCCATTGAGAATGACTGCATTGATGCCGATCAGGCTGTAATCGCCCACCGTGCAGCCATGCAACATGGCGTTGTGGCCAATGGTTACACCCTTGCCCAGAGTGAGCGGCGAGCCCATATCGGTGTGCATCACCGTCCCGTCCTGGACATTACTGGCTTCACCGATGTCGATCAGCTCGTTGTCACCGCGCAGCACGGCACCGAACCACACGCTGGCACGAGCCTGCAGGCGCACCTTGCCGATCAGGGTGGCGTTGGGTGCAGCCCAGCTGGTGGGGTGACATTCGACCCGATGGTCGCCCAGGCGGTATTTCATGTTCGATCCTCAGAGGTTCACGCAGACGGCAGGGTGTGCCCGGCTCAGATTTCGATGTAGCGCTCAGGGGGTTGGTGCAGGCTGATTCCGGCGTCAAACAGCAGATTGACCAGTTCGACGATCATGATCGCCGAGAGCCCCCAAATCTTGTATTCACCATAGCGATAGCTGGGCACATACCAGCTGCGGCCCTGATAATCGATGCGATGAGTATGATCACGCGGGTCCTGACGGAAGAACTCCAGTGGCACGCTGAAGACTGCCGCTATTTCCGCGTCATTGGCGCGGTATTCGACGAAATCCGGTATCAAACCGACGAACGGCGTCACCTTCAGTCCGTGCAGTGATACCAGGGGGCTGAGCGGGCCGATAACCTCCACCAAGCCAGGTGGCAGACCGATTTCTTCCTCGGTCTCACGCAAGGCGGTAAACACCAGGTCTGGGTCTTCCGGATCGCGTCGCCCTCCCGGGAAGGCTACTTCGCCGCCGTGAGTCGACAGCCCCTTTGCACGCAAGGTCAGTACCAGTTCGGGCGCTTCGCTGCGGGTAATGGGCAAAAGTACCGCCGCCTCGGGGAACCTTCGGTCGGTTTCCAGTGAAGCGGGTTGGTGGTTGCTCATACGGCGAAGTAGCTCGTCCAGCATTGCGCACTCTCGTATCCAAGGCCTGCCTCGCATGATGCACCAAAGCCGCGACGCACCCAAGCCCCGCACGCTTGCAGCAGGACCGCCCGGCACGCCAAGATAAGCCGGTCCACTAGGAATAAAAGCATGAAATTCTGCAGCGCGTGCGGCCAACCGGTCATTCAGCGGATCCCCGAAGGCGACAGCCGCCTACGGTTCGTCTGCGAGCATTGCCAGACCATTCATTACCAGAACCCCAACATCGTTGCCGGGGTGTTACCCACATGGGGCAGCCAGGTACTGTTGTGCCGCCGTGCCATAGAGCCGCGCCGCGGCTTCTGGACGCTGCCGGCTGGCTTCATGGAAAACGGCGAGACCCTCGATGAGGCGGCCCGTCGCGAAACGGCCGAAGAGGCGTGCGCACGGGTCGCGCAGATGACCCTGTACCAGCTGTTCGACCTGCCGCATATCAATCAGGTGCATGTGTTCTTCCGTGCCGAGCTGGCCAACCTGGCGTTCGACGTCGGCGTCGAAAGCCTGGAAGTTCGGCTGTTCGAGGAGCACGAAATCCCCTGGAACGAGCTGGCTTTCCGCACCGTCACGCGCACACTAGAATGCTATTATCGCGACCGCATCAGGCAGCACTACCCGATAGGCCATGAATACCTGCCGCCGATGAACGTCTCGCCCATCCCTTGAGCCTGCAGGTACTGTTTCATGCGTTGGTTGTTCGCCCTTTTCTGCCTTTGCGTTGCCACTGCATCCCAGGCGGCATTCACGGAAGTCATCATCCGCAAGCCGCAACCGCCGGCGCCAACGCAGTCACACTCGCAGACGGCGATGCAGCCGCTGATCGACAAGGTGCTGGTGATCAAGTCCGAACGGCGCCTGCAGCTGATCAGCCGTGGCGAGCCGTTGAAGACCTACCGCATCTCGCTGGGTAAACAACCTAAAGGTGCCAAAGAGCGCGAAGGCGACAAAAAGACCCCTGAAGGGCTGTACTGGCTGGACTGGCGCAAGCAGAGCAACCGTTTCAATCTGGCCATGCACATCACCTACCCGAACATCAGCGATACCGCCCGCGCCAACCGCGAGGGCTGGAGTGCCGGAAGCATGATCATGATCCATGGCACGCCGATCAACGATGACTACCCTGAATGGTACTTCCACACCCTCGATTGGACCGATGGCTGCATCGCCATGCGCAACAGCGACATGCGAGAAGTGTGGGACCTGGTTCGCGACGGCACTTTGATCGAGATTCGTCCGTGATAGTCCACAACGCGGATTGAGCCTGCAAGACTCTTCCCCCTCTCTGCCAAAGGCCTGCCGAATTCTGCGCAGCCTCTGCCACGTCTGCCTTGGAATGATCAGCACTCGATTTTAAAGGTGCCGCCCGCCTCAAGGCAGGCGCATCCAAGCTCTGCTGCCGACAATGTGCAACTTGCCAGCCCCTTAGCCATTTCGACCCACGAATCGTCACAGTAACGCCATAAAGTCGGGGTTCGCGACTACTCAATCACCACAAGGACACCCTGATGAGTCGAGACACCGGCGACAACCTGGACCGCAATCACAGCACCAACCTGCCGATGGCCAGCGTCATGGACGCTTACCTGAGCCGTCGCAGCGTGATCCGCGGCAGCCTGGGCGCAGCCATAGCCATGATTGCCGGCACCGGTCTGACCGGCTGCCTGGACAGCGAGCCTGTCTCTCTCGAACCGCCCTCCCCCCAACCCGATAAGCCGAAACTGGCACTGGGCTTCCAGTCCATTGCTGGCTCGCGTACCGACGCCTGCGTGGTTGCTGCCGGCTACAGTGCCTACGTGCTCGCGCCCTGGGGCACACCACTCAATGGCAAGGCCAGCCCCTGGAGAGCCGACGGCAGCAACACGTCGGTCGACCAAGCCAATGCCATGGGCATGCACCACGACGGCATGCACTTTTTCCCAATCAACGGCAGTTCACAGGACGGCCTGCTGGCGATCAACTTCGAATACATCGACACCGCTGCCCTGCACCCCAACGGTCCAACCGTCGACGCCAGCGGCAAGCGCCCTGCTGAAGAAGTACGCAAAGAAATCAACGCCCACGGCGCTGGTGTGGTCCGCCTGAAGAACATCAACGGCCGCTGGCAGGTGGTCGAAAACGACCCGCTCAATCGCCGATTCACTACGGCGTCGCGTATGGAGCTGACCGGGCCGATGCGCGGCACCAGCCACGTCAAAACCAAGTATTCGGCCGACGGTATCCACTGTCGCGGTACCAATAACAACTGCGGCAACGGCTACACGCCGTGGGGTACATATTTGACCTGCGAAGAGAACTGGCCAGGCATTTTCGTTAACAGAGGCTTACGCCCGGACGATCAGCGCCGTATCGGCGTGGGCACCGCCAATGGCCAGTATCAGTGGGAAAGCGCTGCCGGTGACAGCACTGAAGTGGATGACGAGTTCGCCCGCTTCGATGTCACCGCCAAAGGCGCTCACGCCAGCGAAGACTACCGTAACGAAGCCAGCACTTTTGGCTACATCGTCGAAATCGACCCGTACAACAGCGACACCCTGGCCACCAAGCGCACGGCCCTGGGGCGTTTCCGCCATGAAGGCTGCTGCCCGGGCCTGCCGGTGGTCGGCAAGCCACTGGTCTGGTACATGGGTGACGACTCGAATAACGAGTACCTCTACAAATGGGTGTCTGCAGCCCTGTGGGATGCGGCTGATGCCACCCCGGCCGATCGGCTCAAAACCGGTGCCAAGTACCTGGACCACGGCAATCTGTACGTCGCCCGCTTCGATGCCGACGGCACTGGCGCTTGGCTGCCGCTCGACGTGAACACCCCCACTACCGCCGGTAGCACCCTCGGCGCATTGTACGGTGACCTCGCTGGCATCATCCTCAATACCCGAGGTGCTGGCGATGCCGTTGGCGCCACGCCTATGGACCGCCCCGAGTGGACAGCCGTCAACCCGCTCAATGGCGATGCCTACCTGACCCTGACCAACAATAGCGTGCGCACCCCGGAGAAGGTCGATGCCGCAAACCCGCGGGGTCCGAACCGCCACGGTCATATCATCCGCTGGCATGACAGCGACGATCACCAGAGCTTTACCTGGGACATCTTCGTCTTTGGCGCCAACGCCACCGGCACGGCAGACATCAACCGCTCGGGGCTCAGTGAGCTCAATCAGTTCGCCAGCCCCGACGGCATGAGCTTCGATAGCCGTGGCGTGCTGTGGTTTGAGACCGACAACAGCGAGCCTACGCTCACAGACTATACAAACGACCAACTGTTGGCCGTGATTCCCACCGAACTGATCGATGCCAACGGCAAGCAGATACCAATCGATGCCCAAAATCAGTCGGCCCTACGCCGGTTTTTCGTCGGGCCAAACGGCTGCGAGGTGACGGGTATAACCTTCACACCGGACAACAAGACCCTGTTCATCAACATCCAGCATCCGGAAAACTGGCCGTACAGCGACATGGCGACAGACGCCGCGCCCTCCGGCACCAAGGTCAGGCCCCGGGCATCAACGGTTGTGATTCAGCGTGACGATGGCGGCCAGATCGGAACTATCTGACCAGGCCTAGCAGGCAGCAAGCAGGCGTTGAGAAGGTCGACTTTCCTGGGCAGGTAATGCTGCTCTGTTCAACCAGGCGGGCCGCTGAACGAGGCTGGGCGTCCAATTCTCCATGGAACGACGCTCATGTCCTCTGAAACCGAAGTTAACCAGCCTGCACTGCACAGCGACTACATGCTCGAACGCTTGCAATCTGTGGCAAAGAGCACCGACGAAACACTGTTCAGCGTGCTGATCATGTCAGTATTCGGTTCTCACGTTTCCTCTCACGCCTGCCAGAAACTGCAGACTGCACTGTGTGAGGGTGCCATAGCCAATCCGCGGTATCGGGTCGAGGCGCAGAGTACATCCCTTGCTCACTATGACAGCGATAGCCGCACGATCTGGGTGACCGAGCCGGCATTGATGCAGGCCCGCGCGCACGATATCGACAGTGCACACCTGTACAACGCGCTGGCCAGCGCATTCGGCAACTATCTGTACCAAGTGATCAAACAAGACTTCACCGACCATTCACAAGATATCGAAAACCCAGGGCTCGAACAGATTGGCGCCGATTATGCCGCCATGATGTTCTTTTACGGGCCCAAGATCGAAGATGGGACAGTGTTCGGTATGTACGACAATCAAGCCGTACGCCTGACCATCCCCGCGCTCCAGCCCGTCCCGATACCGCAGAACTTCTCTGCAGGCCCAGGGGACAAACCTGGCTCATTTGGGCATGAATCCTTGGAGAAAGGCTTAGCATCTGTCGGCTTCACGGATGAGGAGCGCCGTAGCATCTACTTTGGTAACTGGCTGCGTGACTATTCGCAATTGCTTGATCCCAAGCTGGTGCGCAAGCCCGATGCCCCCAAGAACTTCCCTTCGAAGCTCTCGCGCAGCGCTCTGACTCAACTGGTCGATCTGCTGGCGCTCAAGGAGTTTCACGACCTGCAGGACACACCTGAGGATCGTCAGGCGTATACCGTGGTCCCAGAAATGCTGGGGGTGTACCGCCCTAGCGAACATATCGACAACCCGCTGAACCCCTCGGCCGATGCGACCGACCCACGGGAGATCGATAGCGACTTCGAGCCCTTGGTTTCCCACGGCCACGCGTTACTGGAAGTGGACGCGCAACGCTCGCTCAGTAGCTATATAGACAATGCCACAAGTTACATGCGTCAAAAGCTGATCGACGCCATGCTGGCGGGTAACAGCATCGAGGGCAGGCGTTATTTTGGCGAAGCGTTGCATGTGCTCGAGGACTATTTTGCACACTCCAACTTCGTCGAACTGTGTTTGCGCAAACGTGGCCATGACGTGCTGCCTTGGACTACCGAAACTGACTGCAAACATCGGCTGCCCGTGGTGACTGGCATGTTTGGTGGCCTGGATGTGGTCGCCAGCATCGCCGAACCGCTGGGCAAAATCCTTTTCGAGGTGCAAACGCTCGACTTCAAGCGCACTCGGCCGGGCGATCGAAGCGATGTGGAAAAAGTACTGCTGATATTGCTCGAAGAGCACCAAAGCGATACACCGCTCAAGCTGCTCCAGGCATTTCTCAAGATACGCGATGACGCGGCAGAAAGTCCGCTTTACGGTCTGTATGAAGCAGCCAGTTGGGTGGCAAAAACGCCACTTGCCATGCTGCAGAATGCTAACAATGCGGTGATTCAGGGGCTGCTGAGTTGGGTGGGCGACAATGTCGACGAGTTCCAGACCCTTTCCGGGCATAACCCCAATGTCGTACCTGGCTTGCATCCCACCCACTCACAACTGGCCAAAGACCACGACACGCATCCGTTTCACGACTTGGCGGCGTATCTGGCGACCTATGCGGTGCAGATGGTTGGTCAGGCGATGTATGAATACTGGCAGGGCAACACCGAACGCGACCCCGCTAGCGTAGCCGTGGCGTTCATTCTGCACCCCAATGATGACAACTGGCATGACGACATCGTCGCGGCATGGGAAGCCATGGACCGTGCGCGTACCAAAGAAAAGATTCGCCTCGCAGGTAGCATTGGCGACTTGGCAGAACTGCAGAAGCAACTGGAGAAGGAGGAACAGGACAGGGTCAGGGTGCTGGGCGAAAGCTTCCGCAACGCCCCTAACACGGTTTCGGAAATTATCGGCAATGCGTTTCCTTTCGGATGACGCCTAAAGGTCGTGGAGCCGCCAGACTTCATAGGCTGGCGTCTCATACGGGTGGCTCTGCCTGAGGGCAGCGACGACCTGATCAATCAGGTCATCGGCCACCACCAGCTCCACCTTCCACTCCTCGACCACCTCGACCTGGCCAGTTTGCCCAAGAAACGGCTGGCTACCGTCCAGTGGGCGAAACTGGCCTTGGCCCAAGGTCTGCCAGGCACAGTGGTCATAGCCGCCGATCCGCCCACCACCAGCGGCGAACACGGCAGCCTTGACCCCTTCGACATAGCTGGCCGGGACGAAGAAGGCGAGCTTGTACACGCCTTAGTTCACCCACACCCGCGCATTACGGAACATACGCATCAGCGCGGCATCTTCCTGCCACTCATCGGGGCGCCAGGAGTTCTGCACGGCGCGGAACATACGTTCCGGGTGCGGCATCATGATGGTCACGCGGCCATCGCGGCTGGTGAGGCCGGTGATACCACGTGGCGATCCGTTCGGGTTGGCCGGGTAGGCTT
Proteins encoded in this region:
- a CDS encoding NUDIX hydrolase, with translation MKFCSACGQPVIQRIPEGDSRLRFVCEHCQTIHYQNPNIVAGVLPTWGSQVLLCRRAIEPRRGFWTLPAGFMENGETLDEAARRETAEEACARVAQMTLYQLFDLPHINQVHVFFRAELANLAFDVGVESLEVRLFEEHEIPWNELAFRTVTRTLECYYRDRIRQHYPIGHEYLPPMNVSPIP
- a CDS encoding gamma carbonic anhydrase family protein; the encoded protein is MKYRLGDHRVECHPTSWAAPNATLIGKVRLQARASVWFGAVLRGDNELIDIGEASNVQDGTVMHTDMGSPLTLGKGVTIGHNAMLHGCTVGDYSLIGINAVILNGARIGKHCIIGANALIPEGKDIPDGSLVMGSPGKVVRELTEQQKRMLEASAAHYVHNAERYARELVADDE
- a CDS encoding CoA pyrophosphatase, whose protein sequence is MLDELLRRMSNHQPASLETDRRFPEAAVLLPITRSEAPELVLTLRAKGLSTHGGEVAFPGGRRDPEDPDLVFTALRETEEEIGLPPGLVEVIGPLSPLVSLHGLKVTPFVGLIPDFVEYRANDAEIAAVFSVPLEFFRQDPRDHTHRIDYQGRSWYVPSYRYGEYKIWGLSAIMIVELVNLLFDAGISLHQPPERYIEI
- a CDS encoding HET-C-related protein; translated protein: MSSETEVNQPALHSDYMLERLQSVAKSTDETLFSVLIMSVFGSHVSSHACQKLQTALCEGAIANPRYRVEAQSTSLAHYDSDSRTIWVTEPALMQARAHDIDSAHLYNALASAFGNYLYQVIKQDFTDHSQDIENPGLEQIGADYAAMMFFYGPKIEDGTVFGMYDNQAVRLTIPALQPVPIPQNFSAGPGDKPGSFGHESLEKGLASVGFTDEERRSIYFGNWLRDYSQLLDPKLVRKPDAPKNFPSKLSRSALTQLVDLLALKEFHDLQDTPEDRQAYTVVPEMLGVYRPSEHIDNPLNPSADATDPREIDSDFEPLVSHGHALLEVDAQRSLSSYIDNATSYMRQKLIDAMLAGNSIEGRRYFGEALHVLEDYFAHSNFVELCLRKRGHDVLPWTTETDCKHRLPVVTGMFGGLDVVASIAEPLGKILFEVQTLDFKRTRPGDRSDVEKVLLILLEEHQSDTPLKLLQAFLKIRDDAAESPLYGLYEAASWVAKTPLAMLQNANNAVIQGLLSWVGDNVDEFQTLSGHNPNVVPGLHPTHSQLAKDHDTHPFHDLAAYLATYAVQMVGQAMYEYWQGNTERDPASVAVAFILHPNDDNWHDDIVAAWEAMDRARTKEKIRLAGSIGDLAELQKQLEKEEQDRVRVLGESFRNAPNTVSEIIGNAFPFG
- a CDS encoding NGG1p interacting factor NIF3; translated protein: MYKLAFFVPASYVEGVKAAVFAAGGGRIGGYDHCAWQTLGQGQFRPLDGSQPFLGQTGQVEVVEEWKVELVVADDLIDQVVAALRQSHPYETPAYEVWRLHDL
- a CDS encoding PhoX family protein, whose protein sequence is MSRDTGDNLDRNHSTNLPMASVMDAYLSRRSVIRGSLGAAIAMIAGTGLTGCLDSEPVSLEPPSPQPDKPKLALGFQSIAGSRTDACVVAAGYSAYVLAPWGTPLNGKASPWRADGSNTSVDQANAMGMHHDGMHFFPINGSSQDGLLAINFEYIDTAALHPNGPTVDASGKRPAEEVRKEINAHGAGVVRLKNINGRWQVVENDPLNRRFTTASRMELTGPMRGTSHVKTKYSADGIHCRGTNNNCGNGYTPWGTYLTCEENWPGIFVNRGLRPDDQRRIGVGTANGQYQWESAAGDSTEVDDEFARFDVTAKGAHASEDYRNEASTFGYIVEIDPYNSDTLATKRTALGRFRHEGCCPGLPVVGKPLVWYMGDDSNNEYLYKWVSAALWDAADATPADRLKTGAKYLDHGNLYVARFDADGTGAWLPLDVNTPTTAGSTLGALYGDLAGIILNTRGAGDAVGATPMDRPEWTAVNPLNGDAYLTLTNNSVRTPEKVDAANPRGPNRHGHIIRWHDSDDHQSFTWDIFVFGANATGTADINRSGLSELNQFASPDGMSFDSRGVLWFETDNSEPTLTDYTNDQLLAVIPTELIDANGKQIPIDAQNQSALRRFFVGPNGCEVTGITFTPDNKTLFINIQHPENWPYSDMATDAAPSGTKVRPRASTVVIQRDDGGQIGTI
- a CDS encoding L,D-transpeptidase family protein, giving the protein MRWLFALFCLCVATASQAAFTEVIIRKPQPPAPTQSHSQTAMQPLIDKVLVIKSERRLQLISRGEPLKTYRISLGKQPKGAKEREGDKKTPEGLYWLDWRKQSNRFNLAMHITYPNISDTARANREGWSAGSMIMIHGTPINDDYPEWYFHTLDWTDGCIAMRNSDMREVWDLVRDGTLIEIRP